The following coding sequences are from one Candidatus Paceibacterota bacterium window:
- a CDS encoding agmatine deiminase family protein has translation MGTTRHKTGVKAPSTPAALGFAMPAEWEKHEATWLAWPHNSVDWPDKVGTVRWVYGEIVRKIAPGERVRLLVNGKADAKLARSYLARAGADLRRVQFITHPTERGWIRDTGPTFVRRGARGETAIVHFHFNAWARHDDWQKDRRVPETAARRFRKHIFHARCNGRAFVLEGGGIEVNGRGTLLTTEQCYLDPKVQVRNPGLGRRDIEDTLKRYLGVTHIFWLAAGPAGDDTHGHIDDICRFVNPKTVVLIKETRRTDINYRPLAENWERIGDLRLEDGSRPEIVSLPMPAPLYFDGRRLPASYANFYITNAAVLVPTFNDPNDRVALGILAELFPDRPVVGLHAVDLVLGRGTVHCLTQQQPA, from the coding sequence ATGGGCACGACTAGACACAAGACTGGAGTCAAGGCGCCCTCGACACCCGCCGCACTGGGGTTTGCGATGCCGGCCGAGTGGGAGAAACACGAAGCCACCTGGCTGGCCTGGCCGCATAATTCCGTTGACTGGCCTGACAAGGTCGGCACCGTGCGCTGGGTCTATGGGGAAATCGTTCGCAAGATCGCCCCGGGCGAAAGGGTCCGCCTCCTCGTCAACGGCAAGGCTGACGCGAAGCTCGCGCGCAGCTATCTCGCGCGCGCCGGCGCCGACCTGCGCCGCGTCCAGTTCATCACCCATCCCACCGAGCGCGGTTGGATACGCGATACCGGCCCGACCTTCGTGCGGCGCGGCGCGCGGGGTGAGACCGCCATCGTGCACTTTCACTTTAACGCCTGGGCCAGGCACGATGACTGGCAGAAAGACCGGCGCGTTCCGGAAACCGCAGCCAGGCGGTTCCGCAAGCATATATTCCACGCCCGCTGCAACGGCCGAGCCTTCGTTCTGGAAGGCGGCGGCATCGAAGTCAACGGCCGCGGGACGCTGCTGACCACGGAGCAGTGCTACCTCGATCCGAAAGTGCAAGTGCGCAACCCCGGGCTGGGACGGCGGGACATCGAGGACACCCTGAAGCGCTATCTGGGAGTGACCCACATTTTCTGGCTGGCCGCCGGGCCGGCGGGCGACGACACTCACGGCCACATTGACGACATCTGCCGCTTCGTCAACCCGAAGACCGTTGTGCTCATCAAGGAAACCCGCCGCACGGACATTAACTACCGTCCGCTCGCCGAGAACTGGGAACGCATTGGCGACCTGCGGCTGGAGGACGGCTCACGCCCGGAGATAGTATCGCTGCCGATGCCCGCGCCGCTCTATTTCGATGGCCGCCGCCTGCCCGCCAGCTATGCCAACTTCTACATCACCAACGCCGCCGTCCTCGTGCCCACCTTCAACGATCCCAACGACCGCGTCGCCCTTGGCATCCTGGCCGAACTTTTCCCCGACCGCCCCGTCGTGGGCCTGCACGCCGTGGACCTGGTGCTGGGCCGGGGCACCGTGCACTGCCTGACGCAGCAGCAGCCGGCTTGA
- a CDS encoding ABC transporter ATP-binding protein, translating into MALLQVEGVRRSFGGLVAVDGVSLAVNAGQIKGVIGPNGAGKTTLFNIISGLLKPDAGQIKFKDRPITGFKPYQIARAGISRTFQNPSLFLRMNVRENVMVGRHSRARWDFIGCGLRWPGQRGEERAIRDAAQAQLEGVGLGHLADRPAGALPFGQRRMVELARALATEPEMLLLDEPASGLNTREKEDLADLIGKIRDRGITILLVEHDMSVVMGLSDDILVLHNGRPIAEGTPQVVQNDAKVIGVYLGGELQAVTTGRDASPMRPLN; encoded by the coding sequence ATGGCGCTGCTTCAAGTCGAGGGCGTCCGCCGCAGTTTTGGCGGGCTGGTCGCGGTGGATGGCGTTTCACTCGCCGTCAACGCGGGCCAGATCAAAGGCGTTATCGGCCCCAACGGCGCCGGCAAGACCACCCTCTTCAACATCATCTCGGGCTTGCTCAAACCGGACGCGGGCCAAATCAAGTTCAAAGACCGCCCGATCACCGGTTTCAAGCCCTACCAGATTGCGCGCGCCGGCATCTCGCGCACCTTCCAGAATCCCAGCCTGTTCCTCCGGATGAACGTGCGCGAGAACGTCATGGTCGGGCGCCACAGCCGCGCGCGCTGGGATTTCATCGGCTGCGGCCTGCGCTGGCCGGGCCAGCGCGGAGAAGAGCGCGCCATTCGCGACGCTGCCCAGGCGCAACTGGAGGGCGTGGGCCTGGGCCACCTCGCCGACCGGCCGGCGGGGGCGCTGCCATTCGGCCAGCGCCGGATGGTCGAGCTGGCCCGGGCGCTGGCCACCGAACCCGAGATGCTGCTTCTGGATGAGCCTGCCAGCGGACTCAACACGCGCGAAAAGGAAGACCTCGCCGACCTGATTGGCAAAATCCGCGACCGCGGCATCACCATCCTGCTCGTCGAGCACGATATGTCCGTGGTGATGGGCCTGTCGGACGACATCCTGGTCCTGCACAACGGCCGCCCCATCGCCGAGGGCACCCCGCAGGTCGTGCAAAACGATGCCAAAGTCATCGGCGTTTACCTGGGCGGCGAACTGCAAGCCGTCACCACCGGCAGAGATGCCTCGCCGATGCGCCCGCTCAATTAG
- a CDS encoding OFA family MFS transporter has product MQERTLPPMRGWTVVLAALGVNLIIGALYAWSVMGKALAVQWHWTKTQAVLPFAASAASFSITMIFAGRWQDRIGPRYVAMLGGIIFGLGMVLSSFVHTYGLMMVTFGLVGGMGIGLGYCATTPPAIKWFAPARKGLITGIVVSGVGLAAVYMSPLTDYLLKITSIQQTFLILGLGTIVLVSLLAQLLANPPAGYAPAPTAATEAQSGPESAPRCELDWHEMLRTGQFYQLWLMFVLSASAGLLIIGNVTLVAQDQAPEWDSAFVLVMVVAVFNTCGRFLSGFVSDRIGRTNTMVLASILQAINMFLFVQYKTPALLLLGSACTGLCYGTIFTLFPAATADFYGVRNLGVNYGLVFTAFGVAGVTGSVLGGRVRDLFGSYSYAFVTCGIMLLLGAALALVLRTPSRQKGASPNGLHNVL; this is encoded by the coding sequence ATGCAGGAACGAACACTGCCCCCGATGCGCGGCTGGACCGTGGTGTTGGCGGCGCTGGGAGTCAACCTGATTATCGGCGCCCTTTACGCCTGGAGTGTCATGGGCAAAGCGCTGGCGGTGCAGTGGCATTGGACGAAGACTCAGGCCGTGCTGCCTTTTGCCGCCTCCGCCGCTTCCTTTTCGATCACCATGATCTTCGCCGGGCGCTGGCAAGACCGGATCGGGCCGCGTTATGTGGCAATGCTCGGAGGCATCATCTTCGGCCTGGGCATGGTGCTGTCCTCCTTTGTCCACACCTACGGGCTGATGATGGTCACTTTCGGATTGGTCGGGGGAATGGGCATCGGGCTGGGTTATTGCGCCACTACGCCGCCGGCGATCAAATGGTTCGCGCCGGCCCGGAAGGGGCTGATCACCGGCATCGTGGTGAGCGGAGTTGGGCTTGCCGCGGTGTATATGTCGCCTTTGACCGATTACCTGCTCAAGATCACCAGCATTCAGCAGACATTTCTGATCCTGGGCCTGGGCACCATTGTGCTGGTCTCCCTGCTGGCCCAACTGCTCGCCAATCCACCCGCCGGTTACGCGCCGGCCCCAACGGCGGCTACTGAGGCTCAGTCCGGGCCGGAATCCGCGCCGCGCTGCGAGCTGGACTGGCATGAGATGCTGCGGACCGGACAGTTCTACCAGCTCTGGCTCATGTTCGTGCTGTCGGCCTCCGCCGGTCTGCTGATAATCGGCAATGTCACACTGGTGGCCCAGGATCAGGCGCCCGAATGGGACAGCGCCTTTGTGCTGGTCATGGTGGTGGCGGTTTTCAACACCTGCGGCCGCTTTCTGAGCGGCTTCGTTTCCGACCGCATTGGCCGCACCAACACGATGGTCCTCGCGTCCATCCTGCAGGCGATCAACATGTTTCTCTTCGTCCAGTATAAAACTCCCGCCCTGTTGCTGTTAGGCTCCGCCTGCACCGGGCTGTGCTACGGCACGATCTTCACGCTCTTCCCGGCCGCCACGGCGGACTTCTATGGCGTTCGCAACCTGGGCGTCAATTACGGCTTGGTCTTCACCGCCTTTGGGGTGGCCGGCGTGACTGGCTCAGTCCTTGGAGGGCGGGTCCGCGATCTGTTCGGGTCCTATTCCTACGCGTTTGTCACGTGCGGAATCATGTTACTGCTGGGCGCGGCGCTGGCCCTGGTCTTGAGGACTCCCAGCCGACAGAAGGGCGCAAGTCCGAACGGACTTCATAACGTGCTGTAA
- the priA gene encoding primosomal protein N' codes for MIARVTLEIALRKEFDYYIPPELADQVEVGSRVQVPFGSRKVLGCITGLAEESERATLKPILKVIGAQTLVTPKILKLARWIGEYYCCAPETALKSVLPVAVRHEQVNWRERLHVRAVPLPGEAPKMPKRQKEVWRILQARRALPLRELLTLAKTTAATVRHLEDRGLATVAPEIVERDPYAHEHILPTLPLTLNPAQAKALTVIKDAMDGGTKDAIEAQSRSTGGVRPSPGGPGPAAPEDGCIPALPAAASLVPRSLTFLLHGVTGSGKTEVYLQAIAHALAQGKGAIVLVPEISLTPQTVERFKARFSSGPLRTLVAVLHSHLSAGERHDEWHKIRQGRARIAIGARSAIFAPVEPLGLIIVDEEHEHSYKQEEAPRYHARDVAIVRGQMEGAVVVLGSATPSLETYYNCGKGKYTLLQLPERADNKKMPVVRIVDMRQTARPEKAIPIFSPQLKEAIARRLEQKEQVILFLNRRGYSTSLQCPLCGYAAECPNCSVSLTYHRHEQKLCCHICAHVAPVPAACPNEKCRNPAIRYAGLGTQKVEATLTKLFPQARTVRMDSDALKRKEDYRRILGDFRTGKIDILVGTQMIAKGLHFPNVTLVGIIYADLALHQPDFRAGERTFQLLTQVAGRAGRGDIEGEVFVQAFTPFHPAIQFARRHDFEGFYEQELEFREPLKYPPVSRIALLTLKGRNEEKVRLSAEHLKHELEKAVGGIKDLIMAGPAPAPLLRAETYYRYQIMLRALRMATLSQRLAQLTRSLALPEDVSLAVDVDPVDLA; via the coding sequence ATGATCGCCCGCGTCACCCTGGAAATCGCCCTCCGCAAGGAGTTCGATTACTACATTCCGCCCGAACTGGCGGACCAGGTCGAAGTCGGCAGCCGCGTCCAGGTGCCGTTCGGCTCGCGCAAGGTGCTGGGGTGTATCACCGGGCTGGCCGAGGAGTCGGAACGCGCCACTCTCAAGCCCATCCTCAAAGTCATCGGCGCGCAGACGCTGGTTACGCCTAAAATCCTCAAACTTGCCCGCTGGATAGGTGAGTATTACTGCTGCGCGCCGGAGACGGCGTTGAAGAGCGTCCTGCCGGTCGCCGTCCGCCATGAGCAGGTCAACTGGCGTGAGCGTCTGCACGTCCGCGCCGTGCCGCTCCCTGGCGAGGCGCCAAAGATGCCCAAGCGGCAGAAGGAAGTCTGGCGCATCCTCCAAGCGCGGCGTGCGCTGCCACTCCGCGAGTTGCTGACGCTGGCAAAGACCACCGCCGCCACGGTCCGCCACCTGGAGGACCGCGGCTTAGCTACGGTTGCGCCGGAGATTGTCGAGCGCGACCCTTATGCGCACGAACACATTCTCCCCACGTTACCACTGACGCTCAACCCGGCGCAGGCCAAAGCCCTCACCGTCATCAAGGACGCAATGGACGGAGGCACAAAGGACGCAATCGAGGCGCAGTCTCGCAGTACTGGCGGGGTGCGTCCGTCCCCGGGCGGGCCGGGGCCTGCTGCGCCCGAGGATGGGTGCATCCCGGCACTTCCCGCGGCCGCTTCCCTTGTCCCGCGCTCCTTGACCTTTCTCCTGCACGGCGTCACCGGCAGCGGCAAGACAGAGGTCTATCTGCAAGCCATCGCCCACGCGCTGGCACAAGGCAAAGGCGCGATTGTCCTGGTGCCGGAAATCTCGCTCACGCCGCAAACGGTCGAGCGCTTCAAGGCCCGGTTCAGCTCCGGTCCGCTGCGGACACTGGTGGCCGTGTTGCATAGCCATTTATCTGCCGGGGAGCGGCATGACGAGTGGCACAAGATTCGCCAGGGCCGGGCGCGCATCGCCATCGGCGCGCGCTCGGCCATCTTCGCGCCGGTCGAGCCGCTTGGCCTCATCATTGTGGACGAGGAGCACGAGCACAGCTACAAGCAGGAGGAGGCGCCCCGGTACCACGCGCGCGACGTCGCTATCGTGCGCGGCCAGATGGAAGGGGCGGTTGTGGTGCTGGGCTCGGCGACTCCCTCGCTGGAGACCTACTACAACTGCGGCAAGGGCAAGTATACCCTGCTCCAGTTGCCCGAGCGGGCGGACAACAAGAAAATGCCGGTGGTGCGGATTGTGGACATGCGGCAAACGGCGCGGCCGGAGAAGGCAATTCCCATCTTCTCGCCGCAGCTCAAGGAAGCGATTGCCCGGCGCCTGGAGCAGAAGGAGCAGGTCATTCTGTTCCTGAATCGGCGCGGCTACTCCACTTCCCTGCAATGCCCCCTCTGTGGCTACGCCGCCGAATGCCCCAATTGCAGCGTCTCGCTCACCTACCACCGCCACGAACAGAAGCTCTGCTGCCACATCTGTGCCCATGTAGCCCCGGTGCCAGCCGCCTGCCCCAACGAGAAGTGCCGCAACCCGGCGATCCGCTACGCCGGTCTGGGAACCCAGAAGGTTGAAGCCACGCTGACCAAGCTCTTTCCGCAGGCGCGCACCGTGCGCATGGATTCCGACGCGCTGAAACGCAAGGAGGATTACCGCCGCATACTGGGCGATTTCCGCACCGGCAAGATTGACATACTCGTCGGCACGCAAATGATCGCCAAAGGGCTGCATTTCCCGAACGTCACGCTGGTCGGGATCATCTACGCCGACCTGGCGCTGCATCAGCCAGACTTCCGCGCCGGGGAGCGGACCTTTCAACTGCTCACTCAGGTGGCGGGGCGCGCAGGCCGGGGCGACATCGAGGGCGAGGTCTTTGTCCAGGCCTTCACGCCGTTTCATCCGGCGATCCAATTTGCCCGGCGGCATGACTTCGAGGGGTTCTATGAACAGGAACTCGAGTTTCGCGAGCCGTTGAAATATCCGCCTGTCAGCCGCATTGCCTTGCTGACGCTCAAGGGCCGCAACGAGGAGAAGGTGCGGCTCTCCGCCGAGCATCTGAAGCACGAGCTGGAGAAGGCAGTGGGCGGCATCAAAGACCTGATCATGGCCGGCCCCGCGCCCGCGCCGCTGCTCCGGGCCGAGACCTACTATCGCTACCAGATTATGCTGCGGGCCCTGCGCATGGCCACCCTGAGCCAGCGGCTGGCGCAACTAACGCGTTCGCTGGCGCTGCCGGAAGATGTCTCGCTGGCTGTTGACGTTGACCCGGTGGATTTGGCGTAG
- a CDS encoding branched-chain amino acid ABC transporter permease, whose translation MESGSLALQYLLSGVTKGSIYAVVAIGFNLIYSATGVINFAQGEFVMLGGMVAVTLAHYVPVPVAVAGAVVIVALVGCALELALFRRLQRHSVLHLIIITMGLSIVIQEVALHIWDEKVRSLPYFTGSEVSSVRFLGAAISPQVLWVLGTVALVVLVLHLFLRYTLQGRAMRACSSSPEAAMLAGINIPNMRTLSFGLSAALGALAGCVISPMTMTHYEMGAPLAIKGFAAAILGGLGNPMAAVAGGLLVGVLESTSVSCLPAVYNDVTAFVILLLVLFVRPQGLFGAPAADTVREH comes from the coding sequence ATGGAAAGCGGAAGCCTAGCGCTGCAGTACCTGCTGTCCGGCGTCACCAAGGGCAGCATCTATGCCGTGGTCGCGATCGGGTTCAACCTGATCTACAGCGCCACGGGCGTCATCAACTTTGCCCAGGGCGAGTTCGTCATGCTCGGAGGAATGGTGGCCGTTACCCTGGCGCATTACGTGCCGGTCCCGGTGGCCGTCGCCGGCGCGGTGGTCATTGTCGCGCTGGTTGGCTGCGCGCTCGAGCTGGCGCTGTTCCGCCGCCTGCAGCGGCATTCCGTCCTCCACCTGATCATCATCACCATGGGCTTGTCCATCGTCATCCAGGAAGTCGCGCTGCATATCTGGGACGAAAAGGTGCGTTCACTCCCCTATTTCACTGGCAGCGAAGTCTCCTCCGTCCGGTTCCTGGGCGCGGCGATATCACCGCAGGTCTTGTGGGTGCTGGGCACGGTGGCGCTGGTCGTCCTGGTTCTGCATCTGTTCCTGCGCTACACCCTTCAAGGCCGGGCCATGCGCGCCTGCTCTTCCAGCCCCGAGGCCGCCATGCTCGCCGGCATCAACATCCCCAACATGCGCACCCTCTCCTTCGGCTTGAGCGCCGCCCTGGGCGCCCTGGCGGGTTGCGTCATCTCCCCCATGACGATGACGCACTACGAAATGGGCGCGCCGCTGGCGATCAAAGGCTTTGCCGCCGCCATCCTCGGAGGGCTGGGCAACCCGATGGCCGCCGTCGCCGGCGGGTTGCTCGTCGGGGTGCTGGAGTCCACCAGCGTAAGCTGTCTCCCCGCCGTCTATAACGATGTCACCGCCTTTGTCATCCTGTTGCTCGTGCTCTTCGTCCGGCCGCAGGGGTTGTTTGGCGCGCCGGCGGCGGACACCGTGAGGGAGCACTGA
- a CDS encoding ABC transporter ATP-binding protein, whose amino-acid sequence MLLQVKNLSCGYGSLEVVHGASLHVCAGEIVGLLGGNGAGKTSLLKAIIGLLPPWSGEVFIDGRPTTGAPPWRSISNSTVLVPEGKMIFAEMTVRENLLIGGYHNPDRALQMQAVLDRFPRLRERLHQVAGTLSGGEQQMLALGRALMARPRLLLLDEPSMGLAPLLVKEIFASILRMKDLGLTVLLVEQNAIATLQIADRAYVMETGEIVLEGAAADFTHNPEVKRAYLGKGNRETPAS is encoded by the coding sequence ATGCTACTCCAGGTCAAAAACCTCAGTTGCGGCTACGGCAGCCTCGAAGTCGTCCACGGCGCCAGCCTGCATGTCTGCGCCGGCGAAATCGTCGGCCTGCTCGGCGGCAATGGCGCGGGGAAGACCTCCCTGCTCAAGGCCATTATCGGCCTGCTGCCGCCTTGGTCCGGCGAGGTGTTCATTGACGGCCGCCCGACCACCGGCGCCCCCCCGTGGCGCAGCATAAGCAATTCCACCGTGCTGGTGCCCGAGGGCAAGATGATCTTTGCCGAAATGACCGTGCGCGAGAACCTCCTCATCGGCGGCTACCACAATCCCGACCGCGCCCTGCAAATGCAGGCCGTGCTCGACCGCTTTCCCCGCCTGCGCGAGCGCCTGCACCAGGTAGCCGGCACCCTCTCGGGCGGCGAGCAGCAAATGCTGGCCCTGGGCCGCGCCCTCATGGCCCGACCCCGGCTGCTGCTGCTGGACGAACCCTCCATGGGCCTGGCCCCTCTCCTGGTCAAGGAGATCTTTGCCTCAATCCTCAGGATGAAGGACCTTGGCCTCACCGTGCTGCTGGTCGAGCAAAATGCCATCGCCACCCTCCAGATCGCCGACCGCGCTTACGTCATGGAGACGGGCGAGATCGTCCTGGAAGGCGCCGCCGCGGATTTCACCCACAACCCCGAAGTCAAACGCGCCTACCTCGGCAAAGGCAACCGCGAAACCCCGGCCTCGTAG
- a CDS encoding ABC transporter permease, with amino-acid sequence MRFDRRGPRLYALRVEKGIASTAGLLRARILLRLPLPRSLTRYLGRMLFRFLLTLQGLGSFALITLGVMISRFRVARQVIRPLVFEQTARAGLWLMPMFTFMAAALGLVVIGQTVSWLAPVGAINYLGTVMVVVVVRELGPLVTALLVLARIGTANVVELGTARALGEVEALEALGIDPVHYLVVPRVVGMALGVFSLTVYLILGALLSGYLWAFVQDVPLRPDDYFRQLASALSGVDFALLAIKTFLFGSIIALVTCYHGLAQPLRLEEVSDATVAAVAQSIIACVLADALFIIIYLVT; translated from the coding sequence ATGCGCTTTGACCGGCGTGGGCCGCGACTCTACGCTCTCCGCGTGGAAAAGGGAATCGCCAGCACCGCCGGGCTGTTGCGCGCGCGCATCCTGCTGCGCCTGCCGCTGCCGCGGTCGTTGACCCGCTATTTGGGGCGGATGCTGTTCCGTTTCCTCTTGACGCTGCAGGGGCTGGGCTCCTTTGCCTTGATTACACTGGGGGTGATGATCAGCCGCTTCCGCGTAGCGCGGCAGGTGATCCGCCCGCTGGTGTTCGAGCAAACGGCCCGGGCCGGGCTCTGGCTTATGCCGATGTTTACGTTTATGGCCGCGGCGCTGGGCCTGGTCGTCATTGGCCAGACTGTATCGTGGCTGGCGCCGGTCGGCGCCATCAATTACCTGGGCACGGTCATGGTCGTGGTGGTGGTGCGCGAACTGGGCCCGCTCGTGACAGCCCTGCTGGTACTGGCGCGCATTGGCACGGCCAACGTGGTCGAACTGGGCACCGCCCGGGCATTGGGCGAAGTCGAGGCGCTGGAGGCGCTGGGCATTGACCCGGTGCATTACCTGGTCGTGCCGCGCGTGGTAGGCATGGCTCTGGGTGTCTTCTCGCTGACCGTTTATCTGATCCTCGGGGCTCTGCTCAGCGGTTATCTCTGGGCATTCGTGCAAGATGTTCCCCTGCGCCCTGACGACTATTTTCGCCAACTGGCCAGCGCCTTGAGTGGAGTGGATTTCGCCCTGCTGGCCATCAAGACCTTCCTGTTCGGTTCCATCATCGCGCTGGTGACCTGCTACCACGGCCTCGCGCAGCCTCTGCGCCTTGAAGAGGTGTCCGACGCGACCGTCGCCGCCGTCGCGCAAAGCATCATTGCCTGTGTGCTGGCGGACGCCCTGTTCATCATCATTTACCTCGTGACTTGA
- a CDS encoding branched-chain amino acid ABC transporter permease: MHRCREILLFALFPIVVVGAQLVMRATGTEYCLTQLTMAMYYAIVVIGLCLLMGYAGQVSLGHGAFFAIGGYTSAVLTTHDLSRFKSALWTGWLEQARLLVEKQDLYGNASLTVSPWTAFLAAMLATFLIALLIGYPALRLRGHYLAMATLGFGLIVSKMLLGSNITGAADGINGVPGWTLLPGLTVTGKRAARVENYYIACGLALLVLLFLRNLIRSRIGRALQAIHDGENAANAMGINTAACKLKVFVLSALLAAMAGVFFTHYTGGIAPAEAGALKSVRYVALAAAGGMANLWGVAAISLALNYFSLRGWFGSYDNAVFGAILILIISLAPEGPLKPLGLWLRRLTAARAPKPDGGSGHPSCNAERSP, encoded by the coding sequence ATGCATCGCTGCCGAGAGATTCTTCTCTTCGCCCTCTTCCCCATCGTGGTGGTGGGCGCCCAGCTCGTCATGCGGGCGACCGGAACGGAATACTGCCTCACGCAGCTGACCATGGCGATGTATTACGCCATAGTGGTCATCGGGTTGTGCCTCCTGATGGGGTATGCGGGCCAGGTATCGCTCGGGCACGGCGCATTTTTTGCCATTGGCGGCTATACCTCGGCGGTCCTGACCACGCACGACTTGTCCCGCTTCAAAAGCGCCCTCTGGACCGGCTGGCTGGAGCAGGCGCGCCTGCTCGTCGAGAAGCAGGACCTCTATGGCAACGCATCCCTGACCGTGTCCCCGTGGACCGCCTTTCTGGCGGCCATGCTCGCGACGTTCCTCATCGCCCTGCTCATCGGCTATCCGGCGCTCCGCCTGCGCGGCCATTACCTGGCGATGGCCACGCTGGGTTTCGGCCTGATCGTCAGCAAGATGCTGCTGGGCAGCAATATCACCGGCGCCGCCGACGGCATCAACGGCGTGCCCGGGTGGACGCTGCTGCCGGGGCTGACGGTCACCGGCAAGCGCGCCGCCCGCGTCGAGAACTACTACATCGCTTGTGGCCTGGCCCTGCTCGTGTTGTTGTTCCTGCGCAACCTCATCCGCTCCCGCATCGGCCGCGCGCTGCAAGCCATCCATGACGGCGAAAACGCCGCCAACGCCATGGGCATCAACACCGCCGCGTGCAAGCTCAAGGTCTTTGTGCTCAGCGCGCTGCTCGCGGCGATGGCCGGCGTCTTCTTTACCCATTACACCGGCGGCATCGCCCCCGCCGAAGCCGGTGCCCTCAAATCGGTTCGCTACGTGGCGCTGGCGGCCGCGGGCGGCATGGCCAATCTCTGGGGCGTGGCCGCGATCAGCCTGGCCCTGAATTACTTCTCCCTGCGGGGCTGGTTCGGCAGCTACGATAACGCCGTCTTCGGGGCCATCCTGATCCTGATCATCTCCCTGGCGCCCGAAGGCCCCCTCAAACCCCTCGGCCTTTGGCTCCGGCGCCTCACCGCCGCGCGCGCTCCGAAACCTGACGGCGGGTCGGGTCATCCTTCGTGCAATGCGGAAAGGAGCCCCTGA
- a CDS encoding ABC transporter substrate-binding protein, with protein sequence MKRIPAVLIGVCSLCVLLFSPGCAPPDSSQPVKIGALFSVTGPASFLGAPEEKTVQMLAEKINAAGGVNGRKLELVIKDTAGSTEKAVSFAKQLIEEEKVLAIIGPSTSGETMQIKAICEENQVPLVSCAAAETIVNPVAKYVFKVPQKDSQAVTWIYRTMKEMGISNIAIVSSTDGFGAAGKKQLEDLAKPEGITILANEVYDKQATDLTDVLTKIKGNSSVQAVVNWSIVPAQSIVAKNMKQLGLNVPLFQSHGFGNLKYVQQAGAAAEGILFPASRLLVVEDLPANHPQKQVLATYKKDYETRYKEDVSTFGGHSYDALMVVVEALKNAGEPDRQKLRDALENLQGFVGTAGVFNFSATDHTGLDLTAFEMLTVKNGKFTLYKK encoded by the coding sequence ATGAAAAGAATTCCAGCAGTACTAATCGGAGTCTGTTCGCTCTGCGTCCTGTTGTTCTCCCCCGGATGCGCCCCACCCGACTCCTCCCAGCCCGTCAAGATCGGCGCCCTGTTTTCCGTCACCGGCCCTGCCTCCTTCCTGGGCGCTCCGGAGGAAAAGACGGTGCAAATGCTGGCCGAGAAGATCAACGCGGCAGGAGGCGTCAACGGGCGAAAGCTGGAATTGGTGATCAAAGACACCGCCGGCAGCACCGAAAAGGCGGTCTCCTTCGCCAAGCAGTTGATCGAGGAGGAGAAAGTCCTGGCCATTATCGGCCCCTCCACCAGCGGTGAAACCATGCAGATCAAGGCCATCTGCGAAGAAAACCAGGTGCCCCTCGTCTCCTGTGCCGCCGCCGAGACCATTGTCAACCCGGTGGCCAAGTACGTCTTCAAGGTACCCCAGAAGGACAGCCAGGCCGTGACCTGGATTTACCGCACGATGAAGGAAATGGGCATCAGCAACATCGCCATCGTGAGCAGCACCGACGGCTTCGGCGCGGCGGGCAAAAAGCAGCTCGAGGACCTGGCCAAACCGGAAGGCATCACGATTCTCGCCAATGAAGTGTATGACAAGCAGGCGACGGACCTGACCGACGTGCTGACCAAGATCAAAGGCAATTCAAGCGTGCAGGCGGTGGTCAACTGGTCCATCGTGCCGGCCCAGTCCATTGTGGCTAAGAACATGAAACAGCTTGGCCTGAACGTGCCGCTGTTCCAGAGCCACGGCTTCGGCAACCTTAAATATGTCCAGCAAGCCGGCGCCGCCGCCGAAGGAATCCTCTTCCCCGCCAGCCGCTTGCTGGTCGTGGAAGATCTGCCCGCCAACCACCCGCAAAAACAGGTGTTGGCTACTTACAAGAAGGACTACGAGACCCGCTACAAGGAAGACGTCAGCACCTTCGGCGGGCACTCCTACGATGCGCTGATGGTGGTGGTCGAGGCGCTCAAGAATGCGGGTGAGCCCGACCGGCAGAAACTGCGCGACGCCCTCGAGAACCTCCAGGGCTTCGTCGGCACCGCCGGCGTGTTTAACTTCTCCGCCACCGATCACACCGGCCTCGATCTGACTGCCTTCGAGATGCTGACGGTCAAAAACGGCAAGTTCACCCTCTATAAAAAGTAG